The DNA region TGCCGAAAGAAAATGGCTAGAGCAAAAAGCAGTTGATCGCCAACGTCGTGCTTTCGATCTGCACCGACGTCAAAAATTTAAACAAAAATTAACCAAATTTGCGATCGTCAATACTTTTATAGTTTCTTTTAATTTTGTCGCTGCGGGAACTCTTTCCTGGTCATTATATATTTTGCTATTTTGGGGTTTAGGCATAGCCTTAAGTGGTTGGAAAGCATATCAATCTCAGGGAGAGGAATATGAACGAGCTTTCCAAAGATGGAGCTTTCAAAACGAAGTCAAGCAAACTGTAGCTACGGTTTGGACTAGACTGCAAGAAGCTTGGCAAGCTTGATTTAATTAAATTAAAAATAATTACAGAAAATGATTAAATTAAGTGCCTGGGGTACTCAACCCCAGTATTTTTTTGCCTGCTTATTTCAATCCCAGAAAGTTTTTTAGCCATTCCAAAAAGTTACCTACATCCTTGGTAGAAACTTTGAGTAAAGAAAGTATCCCTACCACGATTAAAATTGTGCCAATCAAAAAGTTATTTTCATATAAGGCCAAACCGACGATCGCAATAAAATAAGGAGAAACAATACGACTGATTTTCTCTACTGTGGTGACAACCTCTTTATCTTCAACAATTTCTTCTGTTTGCAAAAAAGTGTCTTGGGGGGAGGTTAAATTAGTAGCGGCAGGCGGTGAAAGTTTAATGTCTTTTAAATCAGACATGGTAGGCTTTTGTGGTTCACGGGGCGACTTTCCAAACATAATTCAACTCATCTATCAGTAAATCTATATTGTTATTTTAAGCTAGCCCGATCTGAGAAGTTAATTTGCAATCTAGTTTAATTTTGAAGACCAAAATAAGTCAGGATTAAATTTTTTCTCCCGGTATTAATAATTTCATGGGTTTCTCCAACCTCAACAGCGACACATACTCCTGGGGTTAAATCATATTCGCGTTCATCAATCCGAATTGTTCCTGTTCCTTGACTAACAAAAAACACTTCACACATATCCTGATGAAAATGAGCAGAAGCTATTTGTCCTGGGGCGAAAGTCGCTTGAGAAAAATTGGTTAAATGGGGTAAGTCTCCGCAAGCGAGCATTATCTTTTTGGTGATTTCTGGATTGTGAGACACCTTTTGTGGTGGCAGATTGTTTAAATTGGTAATTTTCATAATTGTCTTCAGTAATTAACGCGACATAAACAAAAATTAAGCTCAAATAATTGCGATCGCGCAGTTATACTTTTAAGCCTTTTTGTACCGATATTTCCACAATTAACTCCACAATTTGATAATAGAGATACGAGTCGCAGCTCAATGTTTGAATAAAAGTCATACAAAAATACCCAATTTCAGCACGTCATGCCCAAATTGCTTTCTATTAGACAAATACCTGCCATACCTATTACTAAATCTAACTTCAAACCCTATGGTCAGTTAATTACCCTTTCTCCTGATGG from Coleofasciculaceae cyanobacterium includes:
- a CDS encoding 2TM domain-containing protein — protein: MPDIIPQYPDSYSQEDIQQILQLAIATHYTDEELSRQQLWEIASELDINNATIQAAERKWLEQKAVDRQRRAFDLHRRQKFKQKLTKFAIVNTFIVSFNFVAAGTLSWSLYILLFWGLGIALSGWKAYQSQGEEYERAFQRWSFQNEVKQTVATVWTRLQEAWQA
- a CDS encoding cupin domain-containing protein, producing MKITNLNNLPPQKVSHNPEITKKIMLACGDLPHLTNFSQATFAPGQIASAHFHQDMCEVFFVSQGTGTIRIDEREYDLTPGVCVAVEVGETHEIINTGRKNLILTYFGLQN